GAAGATGACGATTGGAGAGAAGCTAGTCTTCTATCATCATTCGACTCCAAGCCAACCACTCTCCGCTGATGGGGGAACAATTCAAAATGATTGCTATGTCATGGACAAAGAttaccggaaaaaaaaaaaaaaagtattgaaaGATTATAGTACAAGGAGTCGTTTACATCGTTTTGGATGCCGTAAGGATTTCTcatgaatatattttcattctttgtaaattatgattGTTGATACCACAAAATACATTAGAAGTCtgagttattaaaaaaaatagtgtaaaattatttagaatttttactAAGAAGCCGTTTAATGCTGTAAATATCGTTtgacttataattttttatataaaaaattctacCGATCGAAGGATTCTAAGATCATTGATTGTGCCAGTCTTCTTGGGAACCGAATCAATATCAAGAGGCTTGTGCTGATTCGGAATCGGTTCAGAGTTACGGATGCCCACTCCTACTTATTAATGATCAATAGTTATTGTTATAAAAATAATGGGGTACAGAATTCCGTGCCTTTCGATCAGATCCACGATCGCGCCGCAACCATTACCCGTGCTCACGTGATGACACGTACCCCAACGACGCGCGTTACGCGCCACCGCTCTCTCCTTTCTGGGTTTGTGCTCGCCTTGTCTCCTGGGTCCCCAGGTCGGTCCATTATTAAATTCATCGAGTCTACCTCGGTTTTTGGGGCTTACGTGGCGCGATCTACTGTTGCCGACAAACGTACCCATGACTGTAGCTATTAAAAACACATCTTAtctttacttttaatttattttcccccATTCCGGGCCCCCATCAatctttacttttaatttttattttccccctTTCTGGGCCCCATCAATCTTTACTTTTTATTCCCCATGCCCCAGGTTCACCCTCTCGTCCGTCCACATTATTAATTACAGCTTTGAATCTGGGAAGCCGCCAATTCCTCCTATAGTTGATAATGACACATCAATAATGAATGCATCGACGATAATTTGAAGGTTTTGTTGGGTTTGTTCTAGAAGAATAATATAGCAACTCGTATGCCAACCTTTTGTATTGTTATGTTTACTCCtgctaattaataaaaaaaaaggagtaattTAATGTATACAATTGAAATCCAACGAATAGttcttaaactttaaattttgtaaaaatttaatgTTTTCTAGTGGAAATTTTGTTTATGTTAAAATTCTGTTCATGAAGGGAATTGTATTTTCAGATTTAATGTCTttactcaaaaataatttacaaaaatattgcCTGACCTACTTAAATATTGGAAGGTGAGAATTTGAGAAAAACTGATCTTCATCATTATTTGACTACAAGCCAaacattttttgtgacacaaaaaattcaaaattttactaactgtgacacatttaccccaaaatttatGGCTAAatggcattttcatcttttaattttaattctgtttcctttttctttcatttttatgtttctcctttttcctttttctttcctttttttcttcttctctctctggTAAAGTGTCATGCAAatataatttggggtaaatgtgttatacgaatataagtttagaattttgtaTGTTGcgaaaaaaatttgaggtaaatgtatCACGATTGGtgaagtttatggttttttgtgtaataaaaaaggttaatgataaatttgtcataccGAGCAAAGTTTAATGTTTTTTGAGTGCATTTGGTTggatttttagagaaaatatttggaaaaatataaatgatttaagattaaagaggtttttcaaaatgcaaattgtgtctattaaattttaatttgaaaattcatcaTGAAATACCTTTAAGCATAGCGTTTAgagaaattatatttacaaattacttttatgattaaaaaatgaaaaaaattatcaaaagaaaaataatgaaaaaagttGGCCGACGAGGGCAAGTGGACACCGACAATTGAAATCTTTCGCCAATGGCCGATCTATGAGGTTGCAAGACCTCAAGCAATCCTCGGAGACCACCAGCAAGGGTTGCCTAAGGTCAGGTGACCCTTGCGAGGGCACAACCAAGCGGCTGCAACCTAAATCTAGGTCGTCGAAGGTAGGTTGCGCAAGCTCAAGCAGCCCTTCATGAAGGTCGTGCAACAAATGTAGGTCGCTACGATCATTGTTTGGGGTTGCCCGGCTATCCGTCTTTTGCTACATGATTGTTTGCCTTTTACGTAATCATACTAGTCATGTTCaataaagaagatgaacagtaactcAACATGTCCAAAAGGTAAAATTTCAAGGTCCCCCTCACCTGCCTTTTTGGTGCCTTTGAAAGACTTGCATTTGAGAAATGAGATTTAAAAAAAGTTGTCGAACACACTCTATTTAACCTAAAGAACTTTGGGCGCCCAAGGATTTTGGGAAAACCTCTCCCAATCGCACCCTTTGATGACTTTTTCCTTCATTAAAATTAttatagaaaaatagaatacaGAATTCGGTGGCGTGGATCGGATCAGCGATCGCATCGCTAGCATTACCCCCCGTCCACGTGTTAATGTGATGTGATGCACGTGCCGTGTGCTCTACGCGTCTCCTGGGGCCCACAGGCCGCAAGTCATCCATCGTCAAATTCGAGTTACGACCTCAACCTCGGTTTAAAGCTTACGTGGCGCGATCTTAATGTTGCCGACAGCGTAACGATCCGATCGCTGTAGCCGAAGCAAATATCTTattcttaatatatatattttttaatttccccCCATCCCTTTTTTGGGCCCCATCAATCTTTGCTCTATCCACTCCCGCCACTCCTGCTCCATTTTGGTCCTTCCAGCTTGCCACCCTCGCTGATAAATGAGTTAACGGCCGTCGTGGACGCTACGTGATTAACTATTGCAACGGGCTCGGTCCATGTGAACCGGAACAGGCGTTTTTCAACTTACGCTCTGTTGATCCGTccaaccaaaaaaggaaaaattacatTCTATTGatgaaaagaatataaaaggaCACAATAGATCACCCGTTATATATCCACTAATATTACGCGTAgacattgagaaaattatcaaaaaatcttaaatccaTTGGACTTATCTCaatttaattcttatcttttaCATTTCACTAATTGAGTACATAAagttaattttcataaaaaattgttgACTTGAATGGCGAAAATGCTATATAAAATGATTAGTCTTttgacattgataatttttataatttttaaatatatgtttttttttctctttttctctaatgttctttctttttttttttctctcaagaGTCACTGGCCAATCCTTGTTGAGattggaacaaaagaaaaaggaacaaacaaacaaataaaaatttattaaaaattataaaaaatttcgacaTCACCATCAATCATATCATATAAAAGGATTGATATTCATGTTTGTGATTTCCAACttaagtttaggattttaaaattagattgacataaataatttatgacttttttggtaatttcctcTTAAGGCATGTCATCGACCTAGTCCCCAATATAGTAAATTGAGATTTATGCTGATAATTTTTATATCAAGGATATCAAACTGCAATCCATTTACAAATCAGTTGACCATCCATGTATTCGATGAAGTTACGACATTCATGGGTGGTAACGTGCAGTGCACGACGGGTGGGAACGTGCTCTCAAGTCCGCGTCCGTTGCCATCTGTTGTTTCTGCCGACCTCGCGACTACGGCAGAGAAAATTTGCTATTTTGttactttatttctttcttttcaggaaaagaaaaagaagaagaggaagatgaagaagggagaGAATTGCTCCACGCTAAAAGACACTGCTAAAGGGTAAATTTCAATCCGGCCACTGAATTGTGAACTTATAATTTTCActacatttttcattttagattaatattatgaaaaatttgaaactgATATAtctatgaaaaattaaaaaaatcaaaacttgtatatttataataaatctACTTTctgttaatttccattaaattagattaattttacgaaaaaacacaaattattACACTTATGataatcaaacaataaaattctaaattggtacatttattgATTTTCCAGTGTTATGAAACTcagtaatttgatgataaaatttaacgaaaatcaatggagaataaatttatttggaagTATTAATTTcgagtttttcgtgatatttaACTTTAGTTTCATTCACAAACCCTCGTGGACGACGCATCATTACCGCATTAGTGCCATACCAGCATTTCTCCATAGGACTATGTTGAATCCTTGTCAAAATGGATCTGtcggaaagaaaatagaaaaaattcatGCTTTGAgcgattttaatgaaatttcgatgatgtgatttttttttttttttttgaacaagatgATGCGATTGGAAAAATCAGTTAGTGCGGACTTTTGAGGTGTACGAATTTCACTTTCTTGGTGCGTgtactttttgcaattgtccccCTGTacacctttctttcttttgcaccCCTCTAATTCcataaattggcataattaccAATTAGCCACAATTTAATCTAAGTTGTGATGTTCTTTAGTAGAGTATTTTCAACACGTAATCTGCTCCAACTTCATCGATTCTCTCGACTCATTAAGGCTTTCATCACGAGACACGAATTgctttatatattataatttggTCATAGAAAATGGAAGATATATTATAATGAACATCATCGTCTCTAGTTTGcgacaataataaaataaactcCTTTTCATACAAAAATAAAGCGATGAGAGTATTCTTATTTATGTGGGATGATTAGGAtgagtcattttcattttgacagATTGCACCTCTGAATTTAGGTGGCCACCAAATCCTCCGATTGATAACAACGTATCCGGAAATGCATTAATGAGCATGTGAAGATGTCAAGTTTGGCCTAGAAAAGCAATATAGCTTTGCATCCATATGTTGACTTTTTATATGGTTATGGTTACTCCTACTAATTAAAAGTATAGTCTCCTAATTTAGTCATGCATTTATAATCTTTAGGGACTGGAATTGAGATGGATTGAATAGTTCTTGGACTTTAACATATGGCCATTAgcaattttcaataaatatttttttaatcgatTGAAATCCACTATTAGCCTTGACGAGAATTTCACTAAACTTATCCATCTGCTATCCCTTCGAACTCTCGGTGATTTTATGGATAAGAAGAATCCCATTTAGATTAATGCAACGGTAGGACGATGCGATTTGTTTATCTCAAGAAACACAATGTCCAAATTCAGTCTCCATTATCGTTTTGTTTAAGCACTCTCATAAGTCAAAAATCAACACAGTTTTGTGATAAGGAAAATGCATTTCACGTGATAATTAAACTTTGTGAATCGAGTATTTTCAGCATTCAGAATAGTATAGAATGACATGCATATTATGTGAACAATGTGATTGTTCGGTCACATTCTGTGAATCACGTAATCATCGTAAGGAGACTTTTTGTCCCCTTAAAGGTGGGTACTACTATCGCACTCCACAAGGTGCGATCCACCATCGTTTGGCCTTGGATATCCTGTTAagggggaaaagggaaaagaaaaagaaaagaaggcaatGGTCCTGGATGCAAAATCATGATAAGCAGCAAAAAGAACCTCCCCAGGAAAAGGAATTAAGCGAAACTCCGGGGGCTCCACTTTTAATTTCCCCTAAAGTTAAAGGTCACGTCAACCTGCCGAACAGACGCGGGGTGGTTTTCGTCGATGAGGGAAGCTGAATATTATGTGGATTGCCTTTTCCTCCGCTCGCGCTCAACGCTGTCCTCTCCCCCTCTCCACACGCGCGTTCTCCGCGTGCTCGGGCATTGCCACGTTGGACCAGTGCAGCTGGTTTCGCATAAATTATCCGTCTGAACGGATCTCGAGCTCTGCACACTCGCATCGATTTTACCAAAATACCCGATCAGATCTTCCCTATCTCCCCTGATCCTATCCCCGCTTCATTTCCCCACATCACACTCcatcctcctctccctccctccctccctccatcccAAAAGCTTATCAGATCTCTCGTGAGTCTCTCAAattcctcttccttttccctcGAGACCGTAAGATCTCTGCCGGCCTCCTGGTTGCGCAGGGGCTCTGGTCTTTGCCTTTTCGCGATCTCGTCGTGTGAttcggtctttttttttttttttttggctccgTGCGCAGGTGACGAAATGGCGCAGATACTGCTGCACGGGACGCTCCACGCCACGATCTATGAGGTGGATCAGCTTCACCACGGCGGCGCTCCCAAGTTCTTCCGCAAGGTACGTCTCCTCGATCTCCGTGAGCCGTCGCCGATCGTTCGGTTCTGCTGAGGGCCTAGGCTTCGCAAGGTGGCGCGTTGTCACGTGtctctcgacctcgatcggagaCGCTTTTAGCCGGTTGTGTTGAAAAAAGAGAGTGGCTTTCGTGATGATAGTACGGAGATCGGCTCGCATTGGCGATGTCACTTACGATCTCCATAAGACTTTTTCCCCGTGTGTATCGTACATCACTACGTGTTGGCGATCTCTTTCGCGTTAGTTGTGGTAACTCTCGTCTTTTCATGGATTATCTTGTCTTTGGGGCCGTTGACATCAGTGATTTTGTGCCCTGACAAAGCTTAATCCATTTTCTGTCAACGACATGTGAATAGCTTATTTTGAAGGAAGGAAGACAAACATAAATAATGGCGGGGACTTGAGGATTGGTCAGGGGATCACTTGATGTTGTCGACGGGCATGGTCTCATATACTAATTACTAGAGACATGTGATTAAGATTGATTATTAGGAGTGACTGTTGGGCTAGATGCTGTAAATCCAGTCATGATATTAATTTCTTCACAGAGGTTGATTAAACATTTATCATGTCAATCGACCTAGATGGTGGACGTGATGAGGGAACATCTTATACGAAGAGGCTTATAATTGACTATCATCGCCATACAGTTTAAGCTTATCCACGTGCATCTTTGTCAAGCATCCCTACTGATGGGATCTTTGTTCTAGCTGAAACAGTTATTATCTTCAATTGTCAAAGTTTGCTAAACTTCATTTTTTGTTGCAGATAATGGCCAATATTGAAGAGACCGTTGGCTTAGGCAAGGGAGTGTCGAAACTGTACGCCACAATTGATTTAGGAAAGGCTAGAGTTGGAAGGACGAGATTACTCGAAAAGGAACCTTCTAACCCACGCTGGTATGAGTCCTTCCACATCTATTGTGCCCACATGGCCTCAGATGTTATATTTACCATCAAGGATGACAATCCTATCGGTGCAACATTGATTGGAAGAGCATATGTACCTGTTGATGAGTTGTTGGGCGGGGAAGAGCTGGATAGATGGGTTGAAATCTTGGATAAAGAAAGGAATCCTATAGGTTCGAAGATCCATGTGAAGCTGCACTACTTTGACGTCAGCAAAGACCGTATCTATGGTAGGGGTATTAGAAGTGCGAAATTTCCTGGAGTTCCTTATACATTCTTCTCTCAGAGACAAGGATGTAAAGTATCTCTTTACCAGGATTCTCATATCCCGGACAACTTCATTCCAAAAATCCCTCTTGCCGGAGGCAAGCATTATGAGCCACACAGATGTTGGGAAGATATCTTTGATGCGATCAGCAATGCAAAGCACTTGATCTACATTACTGGTTGGTCAGTGTATACTGAAATCTCCCTTGTCAGGGACTCAAGGAGGCCAAAGCCTGGGGGGGACATCACTATCGGGGAGCTCCTCAAAAAGAAGGCAAATGAAGGTGTTAGGGTGCTGATGCTTGTCTGGGATGATAGGACTTCTGTAGGTTTGTTGAAAAAGGATGGACTGATGGCCACTCATGATGAAGAAACTGAACATTACTTCCATGATACTGAGGTGCACTGTGTCTTGTGCCCTCGTAATCCTGATGATGGTGGAAGCATTGTTCAAGATCTGCAAATTTCTACCATGTTTACTCATCACCAGAAGATTGTTGTGGTGGACAGTGAGATGCCTAGTGAAGGTTCACAGAGGAGAAGGATTGTGAGCTTTGTAGGTGGTATTGATCTCTGTGATGGGAGATATGACACTCCATTCCACTCTCTGTTCAGGACGTTGGACACGGCTCATCATGATGACTTCCACCAACCAAACTTTGCGGGTGCTTCGATCACCAAGGGTGGTCCTCGGGAACCTTGGCATGATATTCACTCGCGGCTTGAAGGACCCATTGCTTGGGATGTGTTATATAATTTCGAGCAGCGATGGAGAAAGCAGGGCGGTAAGGACCTGCTTCTTCCGCTAAGGGAGCTTGATGATTTGATCCCCCCTTCTCCTGTTATGTTCC
The window above is part of the Eucalyptus grandis isolate ANBG69807.140 chromosome 6, ASM1654582v1, whole genome shotgun sequence genome. Proteins encoded here:
- the LOC104450554 gene encoding phospholipase D alpha 1, coding for MAQILLHGTLHATIYEVDQLHHGGAPKFFRKIMANIEETVGLGKGVSKLYATIDLGKARVGRTRLLEKEPSNPRWYESFHIYCAHMASDVIFTIKDDNPIGATLIGRAYVPVDELLGGEELDRWVEILDKERNPIGSKIHVKLHYFDVSKDRIYGRGIRSAKFPGVPYTFFSQRQGCKVSLYQDSHIPDNFIPKIPLAGGKHYEPHRCWEDIFDAISNAKHLIYITGWSVYTEISLVRDSRRPKPGGDITIGELLKKKANEGVRVLMLVWDDRTSVGLLKKDGLMATHDEETEHYFHDTEVHCVLCPRNPDDGGSIVQDLQISTMFTHHQKIVVVDSEMPSEGSQRRRIVSFVGGIDLCDGRYDTPFHSLFRTLDTAHHDDFHQPNFAGASITKGGPREPWHDIHSRLEGPIAWDVLYNFEQRWRKQGGKDLLLPLRELDDLIPPSPVMFPDDPERWHVQLFRSIDGGAAFGFPETPEDAARAGLISGKDNIIDRSIQDAYIHAIRRAKNFIYIENQYFLGSSFDWSADGIKPEEISALHLIPKELSLKIVTKIEAGERFSVYVVVPMWPEGFPESGSVQAILDWQKRTMEMMYKDIIQALQAKGIEEDPRNYLTFFCLGNREVKRSGEYEPSEKPEPDSDYLRAQEARRFMIYVHAKMMIVDDEYIIIGSANINQRSMDGARDSEIAMGAYQAHHLATREPARGQIHGFRMALWYEHLGMLDDSFLQPEGEECIRRVNQIAEKYWDLYSSETLERDLPGHLLRYPVGVASDGVITELPGFEHFPDTKAPILGTKSDYMPPILTT